In Rhizoctonia solani chromosome 7, complete sequence, one DNA window encodes the following:
- a CDS encoding vacuolar protein sorting-associated protein BRO1: MSGYVYDLPTTGALSLSELCIDITGSHAANLARATEARANVRAILKASRRTDAGERDYLKVVKALDDYIPFINAIIASVAADDLTLAQEPGKSCWRSTLSHSTLSDPPRINVQGLHSELAFVLYSSAYALSNLSAASVASLGTYERDRALPDADRRAKDEKLSFAVKLLCRAAGIFTHIAQVVIPELGKGVGGPRPPELREDVANALAKLALADANVLSVRKLLTRSAVEAALSPGPPLPQGHPAPALVAKIHLHIASLFASARGLTDTSQRKLSLLKSRGGADSAEMSQDIRRYLEEESALNEALAHKWLGVDAGEANRTGDAVGYLRWAKSELESLKEGRLARFKKSGGDGKMKKERSAEEIESVGMFLNNYLRTNDSVHFQPVPTSSSLQATIPAGMPVMTEKAYEAPMPAFGPGLLITSPDTSKNSI; this comes from the exons ATGTCTGGCTACGTCTACGACCTACCCACAACAGGCGCACTTTCCCTCTCCGAACTATGTATCGACATTACCGGCTCACACGCTGCAAATCTCGCACGTGCAACCGAAGCACGCGCCAATGTCCGTGCGATACTCAAAGCTTCAAGGCGAACCGACGCGGGGGAACGGGACTATCTTAAAGTTGTCAAG GCCCTAGACGATTATATCCCGTTTATCAATGCGATTATCGCCAGTGTCGCCGCCGACGATCTGACGCTCGCCCAGGAACCAGGCAAGTCATG CTGGCGTTCGACTTTGTCTCATTCCACGCTCTCCGATCCACCTCGAATCAATGTACAGGGCCTCCATTCTGAACTCGCTTTCGTCTTATATTCGAGCGCATACGCCTTGTCCAATCTCTCTGCCGCATCTGTCGCGTCGCTCGGGACATATGAGCGTGACCGAGCGCTACCAGATGCCGATCGACGTGCCAAAGACGAAAAGCTGTCTTTTGCGGTCAAGCTGCTTTGCCGTGCGGCCGGGATATTTACTCATATTGCCCAGGTTGTCATTCCGGAGCTTGGCAAGGGCGTCGGGGGTCCCAGGCCGCCCGAGTTGAGAGAGGACGTGGCGAATGCGTTGGCCAA GTTGGCATTGGCAGATGCAAACGTGCTTTCCGTGCGCAAGTTGCTTACCCGATCTGCTGTAGAGGCAGCGCTTTCTCCTGGTCCGCCTTTGCCACAAGGTCATCCTGCTCCAGCGCTCGTTGCCAAGATTCATTTGCACATTGCTTCGTTGTTTGCTTCTGCTCGTGGATTGACCGACACATCCCAACGCAAGCTCTCGTTGCTCAAATCTCGAGGAGGAGCAGACAGTGCCGAAATGTCTCAGGATATACGACGATACTTGGAGGAAGAATCTGCTTTGAACGAGGCATTGGCACATAAATGGCTAGGAGTCGATGCTGGCGAAGCGAACAGGACAGGGGATGCGGTTGGGTACCTTCGATGGGCCAAATCGGAACTCGAGTCACTCAAAGAAGGTAGACTCGCCAGGTTCAAGAAGAGTGGTGGAGATGGAAAGATGAAAAAGGAAAGGAGTGCGGAAGAGATTGAGAGTGTTGGTATGTTTTTGAATAACTATTTGAGAACAAATGATTCG GTACACTTCCAACCTGTTCCTACGTCGTCCTCTCTCCAGGCGACCATCCCAGCCGGAATGCCCGTAATGACTGAGAAAGCATACGAAGCACCTATGCCAGCATTTGGTCCCGGACTCCTGATTACGTCGCCCGACACGTCCAAAAACTCGATTTAG
- a CDS encoding haloacid dehalogenase produces MTWDIKKELMGKPERAAAEKLMSYFPDISLTTDEYITRRRAAQDLAWPTVQLLPGAHKLISHLAAHKVPIAVATGSQRRNYELKTGICKTPSHGKPAPDVFLYAAKQAGFPEVGLGEDTISDAEKATRAQGLVFEDATSGVIAGKRAGMNVVWIPDPNLAALTTADELGADETLRSLEDFIPESWGLPPYPKN; encoded by the exons ATGACGTGGGATATCAAAAAAGAACTA ATGGGGAAAC CGGAACGCGCGGCGGCTGAAAAACTGATGTCCTATTTCCCGGATATCTCGTTGACTACCGATGAGTACATCACACGTCGGCGCGCCGCCCAAGATCTGGCCTGGCCAACTGTTCAATTGCTCCCAGGGGCGCACAAGCTCATTTCTCACCTGGCCGCACACAAGGTCCCTATTGCAGTTGCAACAGGCTCCCAGAGACGTAATTATGAGCTCAAGACGGGCATTTGCAAAACACCTTCG CATGGTAAACCTGCACCAGACGTATTCCTCTATGCTGCCAAACAAGCAGGGTTCCCCGAAGTTGGCCTCGGCGAAGATACCATTAGCGATGCAGAGAAAGCGACTAGGGCACAGGGGTTGGTATTTGAAGATGCAACATCGGGGGTTATTGCTGGGAAGCGGGCGGGTATGAATG TGGTCTGGATACCCGACCCAAACCTGGCAGCTCTCACAACCGCCGATGAGCTTGGGGCTGACGAGACGTTACGATCACTCGAAGATTTTATTCCAGAAAGCTGGGGACTGCCTCCATATCCCAAAAACTGA
- a CDS encoding monothiol glutaredoxin, with translation MTFSPQSLVIASPHNSPSPTVLIIIAWAVIFLIHSSDIAPSVRTKEHELEDLLQFFVAAPDASLPVDIDPSVELNRKSLVTAATGRSAIVPPVVVFSKTYCPYSKRAKSLLSSLKLEPAPYVVEVDLRSDSDTVKALLVRLTGHGTFPNILVRRKSIGGSDDLARLHESGELIPLLATAGLIKRPGNRERPRKLFISCLLIPRLLSSLTVFLEFSFRRLGAFVHLTLLLDAIPFLEPRPSSFPMPSFALPSQSKPRLTSSATSLVSSLSKKHQRLSAVLLLFLSFAAFFSFLFGAQHDSKAFIAYQRATGRQPTASYPLSRAFKETNRAVTPQQKSTASAEPLNLTPAMELGALVAFLTDRAAENALPLTIDPQQQIPADVMLDFDTRSDFAQLEVDDLVQDTWMRNPVVIFSKVHSPQGRDLKKIFASYKLKPAPVIFDVDQREDAAVLEPVLYRLIGETSLPIVLLGGRSIGSHRTLPSYTTLATLNKP, from the exons ATGACCTTCAGCCCACAATCGCTCGTTATAGCCAGCCCTCACAATTCACCCAGCCCGACTGTTTTGATTATCATTGCATGGGCTGTCATTTTTCTGATACATTCTTCCGATATAGCACCGTCCGTTCGCACGAAAGAGCATGAGCTGGAAGATTTGTTACAGTTCTTTGTGGCTGCACCTGATGCATCACTCCCCGTGGATATTGACCCATCGGTAGAGCTGAATCGCAAATCATTAGTTACGGCTGCTACAGGGCGGTCGGCCATCGTACCGCCGGTGGTTGTTTTTAGCAAG ACATATTGTCC TTATTCAAAGCGAGCCAAGAGTTTGCTCTCGTCTCTGAAACTCGAACCGGCACCCTATGTTGTTGAAGTTGACTTGCGAA GTGACTCGGATACTGTCAAGGCACTGTTGGTGAGACTGACGGGACACGGCACATTCCCAAACATACTGGTGAGACGCAAGTCAATTGGGGGCTCTGACGACCTGGCCCGGCTACACGAGAGTGGAGAGTTGATCCCGCTCCTGGCGACGGCTGGA TTGATTAAACGGCCGGGGAACCGAGAGCGCCCCAGGAAACTATTTATCTCGTGTCTTCTCATACCCCGTCTTCTATCTTCCCTCACCGTCTTCCTCGAGTTCTCATTCCGACGCCTCGGCGCGTTCGTTCATTTAACACTGCTGCTTGACGCAATTCCATTCCTTGAGCCCCGTCCCTCCTCTTTCCCAATGCCGAGCTTCGCCCTTCCCTCTCAGTCTAAGCCTCGCCTGACGAGCTCTGCCACCAGCTTGGTTAGCTCTCTGAGCAAAAAGCATCAACGCCTTTCCGCCGTACTCTTGTTGTTCCTATCTTTCGCTGCTTTCTTCTCCTTCCTCTTCGGAGCTCAGCAT GACTCGAAGGCGTTTATCGCATATCAACGAGCAACTGGCCGTCAACCCACCGCATCTTACCCCCTATCGCGCGCATTCAAGGAGACCAACAGGGCTGTCACTCCTCAACAAAAGAGCACTGCTTCTGCGGAGCCTCTCAACTTGACTCCGGCCATGGAACTGGGAGCATTAGTTGCATTCCTCACCGACCGTGCTGCTGAGAATGCGCTCCCTCTTACCATCGACCCCCAACAGCAAATACCCGCCGATGTCATGCTTGACTTTGACACACGCTCCGATTTTGCCCAACTAGAAGTTGATGATCTCGTTCAGGACACATGGATGCGCAACCCTGTCGTTATCTTCTCCAAG GTCCATTCACCCCAGGGTCGTGACTTGAAGAAGATTTTCGCGTCTTACAAATTGAAACCTGCCCCAGTTATTTTCGACGTCGACCAGCGTG AGGATGCAGCTGTCCTTGAGCCTGTACTTTACCGTCTCATCGGCGAAACCTCCCTGCCCATCGTCCTCCTTGGTGGTCGCTCCATTGGATCCCATCGGACATTACCAAGCTACACGACTCTGGCGACCTTGAACAAGCCATGA
- a CDS encoding thymidylate synthase, giving the protein MASENRRWNRLADRMAYFHTALATKFDNIYALSDGSFAKVMSLPVYLRMVMEFHDHLDAHHSIEEAYVFPVLAQKMPNFADNERHKNSHKVIHSGLDKLKDLVAGWKAEPTTFSPGTLRSCLDEFKTPLFKHLSEEVRDLSVGNSASIAPVISSFGNRFLLWATSLTRFGINFADKPRSNRTPGIRMQLFALVYCGRGSGCLSISHELFEFTLFLFGKGEAPVWNKAIETRIENWNRHNIHICPASLRFSLTDNVLPLLTTKRVFLRGVIEELLWFVRGDTNAGTLAEKDVHIWDGNGSRAFLDSRGLSHRKEGDLGPVYGFQWRHFGAQYIDAWADYKGKGVDQLAEVIRKIKDDPTDRRIIMSAWNPAGRSITYGTPTLPHVLPVLRHLADPASPNAKNGLSCIMYQRSADLGLGIPFNIASYALLTHMIARVTNTEPRELIMQLGDAHVYRDHVDALKIQLEREPRPFRRSDGPIGTSPH; this is encoded by the exons ATGGCGTCGGAAAATAGACGATGGAACAGA CTTGCAGATCGCATGGCCTACTTTCATACAGCTCTTGCAACCAAAT TCGATAACATTTACGCA CTTTCGGATGGCTCGTTCGCAAAAGTCATGTCACTACCGGTGTACTTGCGGATGGTCATGGAGTTTCATGATC ATCTTGATGCGCATCACAGTATTGAAGAAGCCTATGTATTCCCCGTGCTAGCGCAAAAAATGCCCAACTTTGCTGACAACGAACGACATAAAAACTCTCACAAAGTAATCCACTCGG GTCTAGATAAGCTAAAGGACTTGGTAGCGGGATGGAAAGCCGAGCCAACAACGTTCTCGCCAGGCACCTTGCGTTCATGTCTAGACGAGTTCAAAACGCCATTGTTCAAACACTTGTCAGAAGAAGT TCGTGACTTGTCGG TCGGTAACTCGGCCTCCATAGCTCCAGTCATTTCTTCCTTTGGGAACAGGTTCCTGCTTTGGGCCACCTCGCTCACCCGTTTTGGGATTAACTTCGCCGATAAACCCAGGAGCAATAGGACGCCTGGCATCCGGATGCAACTCTTCGCCTTGGTTTACTGTGGCAGAGGCAGCGGGTGCTTGAGCATTTCGCACGAGCTCTTCGAATTCACGTTGTTCCTCTTTGGGAAGGGGGAGGCCCCGGTCTGGAATAAGGCGATTGAGACGAGAATAGAG AACTGGAACAGGCACAATATCCATATTTGCCCCGCCTCACTGCGCTTCTCTTTGACCGACAATGTGCTTCCCCTTTTGACCACAAAGCGCGTTTTCCTCCGCGGAGTCATCGAAGAGCTGCTCTGGTTTGTTCGTGGAGACACCAATGCCGGTACACTTGCCGAAAAGGATGTCCACATTTGGGACGGAAATGGATCCCGCGCCTTTCTTGACTCCCGAGGTTTGTCCCATAGAAAAGAAGGCGACCTTGGTCCCGTATACGGCTTTCAATGGCGCCACTTTGGGGCACAGTACATAGATGCGTGGGCGGACTACAAAGGCAAGGGCGTAGACCAACTTGCCGAGGTAATCCGAAAAATTAAGGACGACCCTACGGATCGCCGTATCATAATGAGCGCATGGAACCCAGCGGGTAG atCTATCACTTATGGCACTCCCACCCTGCCACATGTTCTGCCAGTTCTACGTCATCTGGCGGATCCAGCCTCCCCGAACGCCAAGAATGGGCTTTCGTGCATAATGTATCAACGCTCCGCCGACCTGGGACTGGGCATACCCTTCAACATTGCGTCATATGCACTCCTTACCCACATGATCGCCCGCGTCACAAACACAGAGCCTCGAGAACTCATCATGCAGCTGGGTGATGCGCACGTTTACCGCGATCACGTCGACGCCCTGAAAATTCAGCTCGAGCGTGAGCCGCGACCGTTCCGACGCTCAGATGGGCCGATAGGGACGTCCCCACATTGA
- a CDS encoding diphthamide biosynthesis protein, with protein sequence MGDQADLLRPEHFPQREKKRSPHIDIRENELTTADVEHENIDELFEVQETVRHIIDNDYKQVLKQLLGDGRNAYVLADTTYGSCCVDEVAAAHIDADVVVHYGHACLSPTSRLTVIYVFGKRPIDIQDCINQISLAIQTQMAHTDSTKSLILKPDVSYAYSMEKIKEGLQKEFPAQNIRSRSTDKISISPLPSTPPINPVNESTAVSKGIPTEESLILYIGGESLALTNFLLTHSSSEVISYDPQRGRHVAKLKARDADVIGILVGTLGVASYLPLMAHLRQLLAKAQKKCYTISVGKLNPAKLANFMEIECFVLVACPENSVIESKEFYRPIVTPFELEIALGADRSWTGEYILDFDQFYLAGNCTDERDSDEDPDRPSFSLVTGTYRHAKRYIDPKDAVAGADSGGQAVALRNNESALSQAIATAGSEFLHSRSFQGLEQRLGQDEPAVLEQGRSGIAKGYEDVDHSSTS encoded by the exons ATGGGAGATCAAGCTGA CCTCCTCCGTCCGGAGCATTTTCCACAGCGGGAGAAGAAGCGATCGCCGCACATCGATATTAGAGAAAACGAACTTACGACCGCGGACGTCGAGCATGAAAATATCGACGAGTTGTTTGAAGTTCAAGAAACGGTTCGGCATATAATCGATAACGACTATAAACAGGT GCTCAAACAACTACTCGGAGATGGACGGAATGCCTATGTGCTCGCGGACACGACGTACGGGAG TTGCTGTGTAGATGAAGTAGCTGCTGCTCACATCGATGCGGATGTCGTGGTTCATTATGGACATGCGTGTCTTAGCCC TACATCTCGTCTGACTGTGATATATGTATTCGGAAAGCGGCCGATTGATATTCAGGACTGCATCAATCAGATTTCGCTCGCAATTCAAACCCAGATGGCTCACACTGACTCAACAAAATCATTAATCCTCAAGCCGGACGTTTCATACGCATATAGCATGG AGAAAATCAAAGAAGGACTTCAAAAGGAATTTCCAGCACAGAATATTCGCTCCAGAAGTACCGACAAGATAT CCATATCTCCGTTACCTTCTACGCCCCCAATAAACCCGGTCAACGAGTCGACGGCGGTGTCCAAGGGTATTCCAACGGAAGAGTCCTTGATACTGTACATTGGTGGCGAAAGTCTTGCTCTGACCAATTTTTTGCTTACCCACAGTTCGAGTGAG GTGATATCATATGACCCCCAACGAGGTCGACACGTCGCGAAACTG AAGGCCAGGGATGCAGATGTGATTGGTATACTGGTTGGCACGCTCGGAGTGG CTTCCTACTTGCCCTTGATGGCCCACTTGCGCCAGCTTTTAGCTAAAGCTCAGAAAAAGTGTTATACTATCAGTGTTGGGAAGCTCAACCCGGCGAAGCTCGCAAACTTCATGGAAATTGAATGCTTTGTGTTGGTTGCGTGCCCCGAAAATAGCGTAATCGAATCAAAA GAATTTTACAGACCTATCGTAACGCCCTTTGAACTCGAAATTGCTCTAGGGGCCGATCGTAGCTGGACAGGGGAGTATATACTGGATTTCGACCAATTCTATCTAGCCGGAAA CTGTACCGACGAACGAGACTCAGATGAGGATCCGGATCGGCCATCCTTTTCATTGGTTACGGGAACCTATCGACATGCGAAACGTTACATTGATCCCAAAG ATGCTGTTGCAGGGGCTGATTCTGGCGGACAAGCTGTTGCCTTGAGAAATAACGAAAGCGCGTTGTCTCAAGCTATCGCGACCGCAGGAA GTGAATTCTTGCATAGCCGGTCTTTCCaaggactggaacaacggcTTGGACAAGATGAGCCAGCTGTCCTTGAGCAAGGTCGCAGCGGAATTGCCAAGGGCTACGAGGATGTAGATCATTCATCTACCTCGTAA
- a CDS encoding BSD domain-containing protein encodes MANLPELFDIADQIQEDERRASLDQPSSSRSVNAQPQQTLGEEVNEVIGQLGRFWGGFQKQSQAAFQTARKDFGSVVQAARKEASWLGNNATTQRDGPAGSGEASNSATASSTEPPAPISIDTKGKEKEVEDDTATIKSSSPTTDTTPGASATTGTFFSRLQANLPPQFAPAAITATLQSQLSTAQAQADALRTSLATNIQRIQQEGNMPISFAQAEKLAGEYVHRSEELLKGAGAFLKDAVHVIPAEGVDNTRGVVWDGSDIWMMPSPMAPGTPTPEASASGRPALTHAEALLKRLKSDPEVLRVDPASSSAKERYEKYITGIDISDTQWTSRIREVIADTSEDSDSLLSTKEKLVPEAVSEDEFWKRYFFRVQQINEDEEKRKIILKAPTQPEDDFSWEDDEKPNSPINNDESNSTQPPTNPTTDLPPTHPSTSTTTLKTSTNDLAPPSPVPAAESATTPTATGPNSRSASQILIAHSGVSTSNTSPRESESSFDVVSASSSVAGMNADVADKKRSPDEKTKTDQKDDSDDSDWE; translated from the exons ATGGCCAACCTGCCCGAGCTGTTTGACATCGCGGACCAGATCCAAGAAGATGAACGGCGTGCCAGTCTCGATCAACCCAGCTCCTCTCGATCGGTAAACGCCCAGCCCCAGCAAACACTAGGGGAGGAGGTCAACGAGGTAATAGGTCAGTTAGGGAGATTTTGGGGAGGTTTCCAGAAGCAG AGTCAAGCTGCTTTCCAGACTGCAAGAAAGGACTTCGGCTCGGTGGTACAAGCAGCGCGGAAGGAGGCGTCTTGGCTCGGGAACAATGCTACCACGCAAAGGGATGGCCCAGCAGGTAGTGGCGAGGCCTCTAATTCAGCTACCGCTTCGAGCACAGAGCCGCCTGCTCCTATCTCGATTGATACCAAAGGAAAAGAGAAAGAGGTCGAAGACGATACTGCTACGATCAAATCAAGTTCGCCAACGACAGATACAACTCCAGGTGCATCTGCTACTACCGGCACGTTCTTTTCGCGACTTCAAGCCAACCTCCCTCCACAGTTTGCCCCTGCCGCTATTACCGCCACCCTTCAGAGTCAACTGTCAACGGCCCAAGCGCAGGCTGACGCTCTGCGAACATCACTAGCAACGAATATCCAGCGAATACAGCAAGAAGGAAACATGCCCATATCGTTCGCTCAAGCTGAGAAGCTTGCCGGAGAATACGTACATCGTAGTGAAGAATTGCTTAAGGGCGCGGGCGCATTTTTGAAGGACGCAGTCCATGTTATACCAGCGGAAGGAGTCGATAATACTCGGGGAGTGGTGTGGGACGGTTCAGATAT ATGGATGATGCCGAGCCCAATGGCTCCAGGAACCCCTACCCCTGAGGCGAGTGCAAGCGGACGTCCAGCATTGACTCACGCCGAAGCCTTGCTCAAGCGACTCAAGAGCGACCCAGAAGTACTCCGAGTTGACcctgcttcttcttcagcaAAGGAAAGATACGAGAAATACATCACTGGGATAGATATCAGTGACACACAATGGACATCCCGCATTCGTGAAGTCATCGCTGACACTTCAGAGGACTCTGACTCTTTGCTTAGCACGAAGGAAAAGCTTG TGCCTGAGGCTGTTTCGGAAGATGAATTCTGGAAGCGATATTTCTTCAGGGTACAGCAAATaaatgaggatgaggagaAACGCAAAATTATCTTAAAGG CTCCGACGCAACCAGAGGATGACTTTAGCTGGGAGGATGACGAGAAGCCAAATTCCCCTATTAATAATGACGAGTCTAATTCGACTCAACCTCCGACCAACCCTACTACTGATCTTCCACCAACACATCCTTCTACGTCAACCACGACCCTCAAAACATCAACTAACGATCTTGCGCCTCCTTCCCCAGTACCTGCTGCCGAATCCGCCACCACGCCAACAGCTACCGGCCCCAACTCTCGTTCTGCGTCACAAATACTAATTGCCCACTCGGGAGTCAGCACTAGTAATACCAGTCCCCGCGAATCGGAGTCAAGCTTTGACGTAGTTAGCGCGAGTTCCAGTGTAGCTGGCATGAACGCCGACGTTGCAGATAAGAAACGTTCACCAGATGAAAAAACAAAGACAGACCAAAAGGATGATAGTGATGATAGCGACTGGGAGTAA